Proteins encoded together in one Oreochromis aureus strain Israel breed Guangdong linkage group 23, ZZ_aureus, whole genome shotgun sequence window:
- the gbx2 gene encoding homeobox protein GBX-2 encodes MSAAFSPSFMVMQRPLGSTTAFSIDSLIGGPPQPSPGHFVYTGYPMFMPYRSVVLQPPPPPPPGLQQALPTGHHPHPQIPSLQSGFCSSLTQGLTQGMALTSTLMASLPGGFSPSQQHQEAARKFGSQALHAVFDKAQELRLDAEDGKSFLQGKESAALPAFHDTDTPVQASTVRAHSKEDSKEEECGRKDESFSMDSDLDYSSDDNLTSMCHKEDGDGGGGGLDEGPHLHGPPGGSGTGGGGAGGGGGGKNRRRRTAFTSEQLLELEKEFHCKKYLSLTERSQIAHALKLSEVQVKIWFQNRRAKWKRVKAGNVNNKSGEPSRNPKIVVPIPVHVSRFAIRSQHQQMEQARP; translated from the exons ATGAGCGCAGCGTTCAGTCCGTCCTTCATGGTGATGCAGCGGCCACTCGGAAGCACCACCGCCTTCAGCATCGACTCTCTGATCGGGGGGCCTCCTCAGCCCAGCCCGGGACACTTCGTCTACACCGGGTACCCGATGTTCATGCCATACCGGTCGGTGGTGCTCCAGCCGCCCCCACCGCCACCCCCGGGCCTCCAACAGGCGCTCCCCACCGGACATCACCCGCACCCCCAGATCCCGAGCCTGCAGAGCGGCTTCTGTTCCAGCCTGACGCAGGGCCTGACGCAGGGCATGGCGCTCACCTCCACCCTCATGGCCTCGCTCCCCGGCGGCTTCTCCCCATCCCAGCAGCACCAGGAGGCAGCCAGGAAGTTCGGATCTCAGGCACTGCATGCGGTCTTCGACAAAGCTCAGGAGCTGCGGCTGGACGCGGAGGACGGAAAGAGCTTCCTGCAGGGGAAGGAGTCTGCGGCGCTGCCGGCTTTCCACGACACGGACACGCCGGTACAGGCATCCACAG tcAGAGCACACAGCAAAGAAGACTCCAAGGAGGAGGAGTGCGGCCGGAAGGACGAGAGCTTCTCCATGGACAGCGACCTGGACTATAGCTCGGACGACAACCTCACCTCCATGTGCCACAAAGAGGACGGAGACGGAGGAGGGGGAGGTCTGGATGAAGGTCCGCACCTGCACGGGCCCCCCGGCGGCTCCGGGACGGGAGGAGGAGGTGCGGGGGGCGGAGGCGGCGGGAAGAACCGGCGGAGGAGGACGGCGTTCACCAGCGAGCAGCTGCTGGAGCTGGAGAAGGAGTTCCACTGCAAGAAGTACCTGTCCCTCACCGAGCGCTCCCAGATCGCGCATGCGCTCAAACTGAGCGAAGTGCAGGTGAAGATCTGGTTTCAGAACCGGCGCGCGAAGTGGAAACGCGTGAAGGCTGGAAACGTGAACAACAAGTCCGGGGAGCCGTCCCGGAACCCCAAAATAGTGGTGCCCATCCCCGTGCACGTGAGCCGCTTCGCAATAAGGAGTCAGCACCAGCAGATGGAGCAGGCCAGACCGTAG